The Branchiostoma lanceolatum isolate klBraLanc5 chromosome 10, klBraLanc5.hap2, whole genome shotgun sequence genome has a window encoding:
- the LOC136443839 gene encoding TAR DNA-binding protein 43-like — translation MQYVRVTDDENDEPIELPTEDDGTMLLSTIMAQFPGACGLKFRNPETQTMRGIRLVDGILHPPEGVWGSHLFIVVFPKDNKRKIDESPENNLVKRPREKLKCSDLIVLGLPWKTTEQELREYMEQYGEVLMVQIKKDPKTGNSKGFGFVRFAEYEVQLKVMTQRHMIDGRWCDVKIPHSKVGDFEDEGVNMNALLSRKVFIGRCTEDMTAEELRAYFAQFGEVTDVFIPKPFRAFAFVTFQDGETAQNLCGEDHIIKGASVHVSNAEPKHYQQQMMQQQGNFGQSGGRQNRGQQNQGYNQFGNQFGNQFGYQNQPNQVGFNQMGGNFKGNSPNNMGGNQQGIPNNLGALAASIGGFQINPAMVAAAQAALGQSWGMMGMLANQGQGQQQQQQGQGQGPQQGSNQKSQMGDSSQGGYGNQGGASGYTSIGWGGGSQSGDGASGGMGTTQGGTGYGYQQGGMKDGPSGWGM, via the exons atgcaGTACGTGCGCGTGACAGACGACGAGAATGACGAGCCGATCGAGCTTCCGACGGAGGACGACGGCACGATGCTGCTGTCCACCATCATGGCGCAGTTTCCCGGCGCCTGTGGTCTGAAGTTCCGCAACCCGGAGACACAGACGATGCGCGGGATCCGCCTGGTGGATGGGATCCTCCACCCACCAGAGGGGGTCTGGGGATCGCATCTCTTCATCGTCGTCTTTCCTAAAG ACAACAAGAGAAAGATAGACGAGAGTCCAGAGAACAACTTGGTGAAACGACCGCGAGAGAAACTGAAGTGCAGCGACCTGATCGTGCTGGGTCTCCCCTGGAAAACCACAGAACAGGAGCTGAGAGAGTACATGGAACAGTACGGGGAGGTGCTGATGGTCCAG ATTAAGAAAGACCCGAAGACAGGGAACTCGAAAGGGTTCGGGTTCGTCAGGTTTGCGGAGTACGAGGTTCAGCTGAAGGTCATGACCCAGCGTCACATGATCGACGGACGCTGGTGCGACGTCAAGATTCCGCATTCCAAGGTTGGCGACTTCGAG GACGAGGGGGTGAACATGAATGCGCTGCTCTCCCGGAAGGTGTTCATCGGCCGCTGCACGGAGGACATGACGGCCGAGGAACTGCGCGCCTACTTCGCACAGTTCGGGGAAGTCACCGACGTCTTCATCCCCAAGCCCTTCCGAGCGTTCGCCTTCGTGACGTTCCAGGATGGCGAGACGGCACAGAACCTGTGCGGAGAGGACCACATCATCAAGGGGGCCAGCGTGCACGTCAGCAACGCGGAGCCCAAGCACTACCAGCAGCAGATGATGCAGCAGCAGGGCAACTTCGGGCAGTCCGGCGGCCGCCAGAACCGCGGCCAGCAGAACCAGGGCTACAACCAGTTCGGCAACCAGTTCGGAAACCAGTTCGGGTACCAGAACCAGCCCAACCAGGTCGGGTTTAACCAGATGGGGGGCAACTTCAAGGGGAACAGTCCAAACAACATGGGGGGGAACCAGCAAGGGATTCCGAATAACCTTGGCGCGCTGGCGGCCTCCATCGGGGGGTTCCAGATTAACCCAGCGATGGTGGCCGCCGCGCAGGCCGCGCTCGGACAGAGCTGGGGCATGATGGGAATGTTAGCCAACCAGGGTCAAggtcagcagcagcagcagcagggtCAAGGTCAGGGGCCTCAGCAGGGGAGCAATCAGAAAAGCCAGATGGGGGATTCGTCTCAAGGGGGGTATGGGAACCAGGGGGGTGCAAGTGGGTACACCAGCATTGGGTGGGGCGGGGGGAGCCAGAGTGGAGATGGGGCTAGTGGGGGGATGGGGACGACCCAGGGGGGTACGGGGTACGGGTACCAACAGGGGGGTATGAAAGATGGGCCGTCTGGGTGGGGGATGTGA
- the LOC136443568 gene encoding perlucin-like protein codes for MNVSVVVLVLALLQVVVGETAPNNPGPRTEQCVCSPAIYVDYGDKKGEEADSKVLYQLRTQLTLLQGSMESLRTQQEILIDEVSNLTAELLKKAEPEKPVCPDGYVQFEDRCFNFSIEKKTYTDARSACQAAGGRLGMPKDQLTNDFLTNQIETRYFAFSRYIVWFGLTDEVREGTWVWEDGTPLIGWSDWAQGEPDDFFNQDCVGFGSRFGLKWEDGGCSLDTYYVCETKATFPPVDY; via the exons ATGAATGTCTCTGTGGTTGTTTTGGTTCTTGCTCTGCTGCAAGTGGTTGTAGGGGAGACGGCTCCCAACAACCCGGGCCCGAGGACAGAGCAGTGCGTGTGCAGCCCTGCCATCTACGTCGACTATGGAGACAAAAAGGGCGAGGAGGCGGACAGTAAAGTG CTGTACCAGCTTCGGACCCAGTTAACTTTGCTGCAGGGGTCAATGGAGTCACTTCGGACCCAACAG GAAATTCTTATTGATGAGGTCAGTAACCTAACAGCGGAACTTCTTAAGAAAG CCGAACCGGAGAAACCCGTCTGTCCCGACGGTTATGTACAGTTCGAAGACAGGTGCTTCAACTTCTCTATCGAAAAGAAGACGTACACCGATGCCAGGTCCGCCTGTCAGGCTGCCGGCGGGCGTCTGGGTATGCCCAAGGACCAGTTAACAAACGATTTCCTAACCAACCAGATAGAAACCAGGTACTTCGCATTCAGTCGCTATATAGTCTGGTTCGGCCTGACAGACGAGGTCCGGGAGGGAACCTGGGTGTGGGAGGACGGGACGCCGCTCATCGGCTGGTCCGACTGGGCACAAGGAGAACCGGACGATTTCTTTAATCAGGACTGTGTAGGTTTTGGGTCGAGATTCGGCCTCAAGTGGGAGGATGGTGGATGCTCCCTTGATACTTACTATGTGTGCGAAACAAAAGCTACCTTCCCTCCAGTTGATTACTAG
- the LOC136443567 gene encoding epoxide hydrolase 4-like: protein MGLFINIVQSVTTLAIASFYGSLVLFDMVLGVIRHGPGAFFGYKVRPDRPKCLADPDLGTHGYVRLESSGLRFHYVAAGERDKPLMLCLHGFPECWYSWRHQLKEFRNSYRVVAPDLRGYGETESPQPFGYRGWPNFSLAHLANDVRELIEALGYSSCTLVAHDWGGIIAWRVAIDRPDLVDRLIVMNNPHPGLYMKYMTAHFSQLRRSWYMFLFQLPWLPEIFLKSLDFEYVNAFMSCKRHGAITDEDFEGFKYTFARPGVNMSAAINYYRAGMKMPPRCYKGTKVTCPTLQIWGDQDEFLEVGLTEGTGKFVPDFTLKVVPGASHCVQQDQPTVVNGIIRDWLEE, encoded by the exons ATGGGTCTCTTTATAAATATCGTCCAATCTGTTACCACTTTGGCCATCGCAAGTTTCTACGGTTCCTTGGTTCTCTTTGACATGGTTCTCGGAGTTATCAGGCACGGGCCTGGAGCGTTCTTCGGCTACAAGGTTCGCCCGGACCGCCCGAAGTGTCTGGCCGACCCGGACCTGGGCACACACGGGTACGTGCGGCTGGAGAGCAGCGGGCTGAGGTTCCACTATGTGGCGGCGGGGGAGAGGGACAAGCCGCTCATGCTGTGTCTGCACGGCTTCCCGGAGTGCTGGTACTCCTGGCGACATCAACTCAAGGAGTTCAG GAACTCCTACCGTGTTGTCGCCCCCGACCTGCGTGGGTACGGTGAGACCGAGTCCCCACAACCGTTCGGTTACCGCGGCTGGCCCAACTTCAGTCTGGCCCACCTGGCCAATGACGTGCGAGAGTTGATCGAGGCTCTCGGCTACAGCTCCTGCACGCTGGTGGCGCACGACTGGGGCGGCATAATCGCCTGGCGGGTTGCCATCGACCGCCCTGATCTTGTGGACAGGCTGATTGTGATGAATAACCCACACCCTGGCCTCTACATGAAGTACATGACCGCCCACTTTTCACAGCTCCGCCGGTCCTGgtacatgtttttatttcaGCTGCCATGGCTACCAGAGATCTTTTTGAAATCCTTGGACTTTGAG TATGTGAATGCCTTCATGAGCTGCAAACGTCATGGCGCCATAACAGACGAGGACTTCGAAGGTTTCAAGTACACTTTTGCCAGACCCGGAGTGAACATGTCAGCAG CCATCAACTACTACCGCGCTGGGATGAAGATGCCGCCTCGCTGCTACAAGGGCACGAAAGTGACGTGCCCCACCCTGCAGATCTGGGGAGATCAGGACGAGTTCTTAGAGGTGGGGCTGACCGAAGGGACGGGCAAGTTTGTACCTGACTTCACTCTGAAGGTGGTGCCTGGAGCCAGCCACTGCGTACAGCAGGACCAGCCTACGGTGGTCAATGGAATCATCAGGGATTGGCTGGAGGAGTAA
- the LOC136443536 gene encoding perlucin-like protein: MGVNLAIVTVALLMMTSQASGQPTWGCSAPKTEEKCVCSPVIHVHNYGDKQGENDETGNSQDTRIKELQEQVVNLTGELAVLKQAFHEKLPCPSGYLHFEDRCFSFSTDIKNYADARSACQAAGGRLAMPKDQATNDFLVKQLAGYPSSYSAWFGLTRDQVQEGTFVWEDGTPLTGWSNWAPWQPDDAGSLGDCTHWATAYGYKWNDAQCSNSQQYVCEASAAAP; encoded by the exons ATGGGTGTGAATTTGGCGATCGTAACCGTTGCTTTGCTGATGATGACGTCCCAGGCGTCAGGGCAGCCGACCTGGGGCTGTTCCGCTCCGAAGACGGAGGAGAAGTGTGTGTGCAGCCCTGTCATCCATGTTCACAACTACGGGGACAAGCAGGGAGAAAACGACGAGACGGGAAACAGCCAG GACACTCGGATTAAAGAGTTGCAGGAGCAGGTTGTGAATCTGACAGGGGAACTCGCGGTCCTTAAACAAG CTTTCCACGAGAAGCTCCCCTGTCCCAGCGGTTATCTACACTTCGAAGACAGGTGCTTCAGCTTCTCCACCGACATTAAGAACTACGCCGATGCCAGGTCCGCCTGTCAGGCTGCCGGCGGGCGTCTGGCTATGCCCAAGGATCAGGCAACAAACGACTTTCTGGTGAAACAACTGGCCGGATACCCCAGTAGCTACAGTGCCTGGTTCGGTCTGACACGTGACCAGGTGCAGGAGGGAACCTTTGTGTGGGAGGATGGGACGCCGCTCACCGGCTGGAGCAACTGGGCACCATGGCAACCTGACGATGCTGGCTCTCTCGGGGACTGCACTCATTGGGCAACAGCGTATGGCTACAAGTGGAACGATGCTCAATGCTCTAATAGTCAGCAGTACGTGTGTGAAGCTAGTGCAGCTGCACCCTAG